TGGACTTAGTTGGAAGCATGGTGCATCATCCAGAAATCGAATTGTATCGACACACATTTTGATTAGTTTACTTGATTCCTTAACAACTTATTGATCCATTCATGCAGTAGTTGGGTTGTTAAAAAACTTTTGAGAAAGACATGACAATAATTAAACAACTTTCTAACTAGAAGTTTGCATTTGGCTTCGCCCATCATAGTTTTTTATTTCCTGCAGTGGGCTGCTCTAATCTTGAAAGTTTTGATTTGCAGGAAAATGTCAATGATGAATTACCTATGCCTCCTCTGTTCCAGTTCCTCACTGTGTTGGCCCTTAAAATTTTTACTTGTGAAAAGGTAAGGTGATGTCCTTTTGCCAGATCCTATGGGCTTGTTTGATTTTGTGGAAAtgttttggaaaatattttaaaagttgaaTGTTTCATTTTGTTTTAGAGAAGTAAAATTGTTTTTGTAGATGCCAAGTCATGTAAAAAAAGGCAGTTTGATAAAAGAAAGATATTTCTTTTTTCGTACGTTTTAGCTGAAAATCATTGCCATATTTTTGTTGTCATTTCTCATACTATATTATTTGTGAAATGCATTTCACATGTTCCAGTTTTTATTTATGGTTTGCCTTGTTTGATTGAGACGTCTCATTTGCAGGTTGACGTCGCTGTCATTGAGGTTGGTCTTGGAGGGACCAATGACTCAACCAATGTGGTAATTTTTCTTGTCTTTGATTGATATGGTCCTGTTAGTCAATTTTGTGCAATATTCATGGCATATACTGATATCTGTCCACTTGAAAGATATCTAATGAGACCATATTTGGAATGGAGATCTTATTCAAATAGAGATTTCAAATATGGGAGCTTCTTTTTTAGATATATGGTAGTAAAGAAACACAGTATTCCACTTTGTCCTAGTGAAGTAAACTTGCGTTCTTTCTGCCTGCATCATATCATGCTGTTATTTCTTTTGGTCTCAAAGAAATACAGTTATGCTATTTATGCCATTTTAATATCATTCTGTTATAAATTGAGCAGGTCAAAGATCCTGTTGTATGTGGTGTTAGTCCCCTTGGCATGGATCACATGGAAACATTGGGTTTGCTCTTCTCCAATTTTTAATCTAATTGATGCTCATAGTACATGCAGTTAACAATGTGCATAAGATCTGATCTTTAGCAACCGTCGTTAATAATGGAAGAAATACAAGAGATATGAAAGTCGGCATATTATTTCTGATATTGAATCAGAATAGCTAGTTACATATTTATAAATCTAATCAACCAAATCTAGGAGACCTAACATACCGAAGATAACTTGATAAAGAGACAAACTTTAATACACTAAATCTATTTATCCTAACAACcaattaattacataaataaatatccaaCTATCCCCCTTAAGCTTGGTCGTATATGTTGATCATGTCCAGCTTGGAACTTCAAATACTGGCCGATGGAGTGGTTTCGTCAAGATGTCTGCAATTTGCATGTGTGTCGGAATATTGCTGAGATCAATGATTCTTCTCACAACTTTTTCACTTATGAAGTGTTAGTTCACTTCAATGTGCTTCGTTCCATCCTAGTGGACGACGTTCTTGGCTATGCTTATTGCTGCTTGGTTGTCACACACTACTTTCACGGGTCGCAAGATCTTCAACATGATTCCCTGTGAGGACAATATCATCCACTGGCCATATGATCTGAAATTCCAGTCGCAGTATGGGTAGGGTTTGAGGATGTGTCAGATGGAGATGAAGAATAACCCGACGAGGAGGCCATGCCGTACTTCGACATTGATCACTCACTCTCTTTGATACCATGTCGCTAATAATGAAAGAAATACGAGATATGGAAGTTGGCATGTTATTTCTGATATTGAAGAAGAGCAGctagtcacatatttataaatcTAATCAACCAATTTTGGAGACCTAATCTGCCGAAGATAACTTGATAAAGAAACAAActttaaaatacaaaatctaTTTATCCTAACAACAAattaatagataaataaataaatatccaacAGTAACTCCACCTGaaacttttttattttccttctgCTAGATTCATTTTTTAAGCATAGCTAACTATTTGTATGTGGTGCTTAATCCAGGAGATACACTTGGGAAGATAGCCTCTCATAAGGCTGGAATCTTCAAGGTAAAAGCCTTTTAACGGGATGCTTCTGTGGAATAATGGTGTAGAAGTTTTCTTTACATTGGATAGGCATTTGATAGTCAAGTGTTTACTAAATGGTTTGATGTTTTCTCTTCTCCTGAAGCCTCAAGTTCCTGCATTCACTGTGCCACAGCTGTCAGAAGCAATGGATGTTCTTCAGAAGAAGGCCAGCGAACTGAAGGTAActcaacatttattttatgtttatgttgGTCGTTCTAAGGACCTGATTTATCATGTGTTAATCATATAGTTCACGTCTATGTTACTGATTTGTTTGTTTGGAGTTTATTCCCTGAGATGACTCCTTTAAGACTACTTTGTACCAGAACCTGACTATTTGAATCACGTAGTTAATTAAATGATATTAGGGGATATAGCTCCGTAAAAACCATTACTGGTTAACTGTTACTATATTTTCTATAACTTCCGCGGGACAaaacatgaatttatttttgatttAGAAAATTCAATTACGGGGCCCACAGAATTGTTATGCTATGAAATATCCTCAGCTTACTTTGAAAACAATGACATGTAATTAGCGACTATATATAGTTAGGATTACTAAGGAGGGTCTAATGGGAATTTATATTATCTTTGAAGAGATTAGTAAAGCAAGTTATAGTTTGATACACCAACACCCTTTATCTATGATTTTCATTGAGTGAGTTAACTGgcatttttatcttcaaaatctCTTCATTGAATCAATCGTGGGGTTTTGATGTGCTTAATATCACCACATTTGCCTATATGAACATGCAGCAAGTGGTGTATCTCTGTGCATGTGTCTGAATAATTGTATTTCTAGTCTTGTACTAAAATTACACAAGAGTTAATTGTAGGAGTTTTGTAAGAAAAATCTGGAAGCATTCatcttgtttaatttttttttttgataggaaacatatattttatttaatcaaaatagACCATTACAATACTTAGCGGATGAGTTTTCCGCGAAATAATAGAAAATACAACAATTAGGTCAATACGTGACGATCATCCAATCCCTAACCACATCTGAGATAGATAGATGACACAATTCTTTGATATTTCTTGTTGAATGCGCCACCCTGAATTTCAGCACTTCCCAAATTTTGTCTACCGAGTGAGATGAGTCGTTGAAAATTCTGTTATTTCTCTCGAGCCATAACGTCCAGAACGTGTAATGAACGACCATATACCAGAAAGTCGTCACTGTAGCCCCCTTATGAAAGCCAGGATCTATGATGAACATATCTTTTGCCGTCCTCGGAAAAATCCAAAAGAATCTCAGCTCATGCATCACCTTAATCCAAACGCTTCTTGAAAACGAACAATGTACCAATAGATGATCCTGATCCTCTTCGTGGTCTTGACATAAGCAGCACCACTGTGGCCGTAAAGCACATGATGGCCATCTTCTTTGCACTGAGTCAGAGGTCTGCAGCTTGCCCAGAGCGACAATCCATGAGAAAATTTGAATCTTTTGCGGGATAGGAACTTTCCAAATATGTTTATATGGGTAGAAGACATGAAATTTTTGGAAAGGAAAAAATGACTCGTAAAAGGAGCGGACAGAGAACAAACCCGTAGAATCCCCCAACCATACCCTACTATCCTCCGCACCCAACTCTATTCTGACCGAATGAAGGACTCCCATTAAATCCCCAAACTCCATCAGCTCTATCTCATTAAGATCTCTCCTAAAGCGCACGTCCCAACGATAATTACGACTTCCTCCTAAATCAAAAACCTCAATAAAATTTCGAATTGGTTTATTGATGACGGTGCATATCCTAAACAAAGAAGGAAAGCGAACTTTGAAAGAAAGACCCCTTCCCCCCCAAACATCCTCCCAAAACCTAATGTAATTCCCCCCTTTCAAAACCAACCCACTCAACTGTTGAATTGCCGGGAACGATCGAGAAATAAATTTCCAAGGGCTTCTGAAAGTCGCATTTCTGGCCAATCCCAAGTCCCATCCATTCTCTTGAAGTCCATAAATGCTCTTAATGACGTTCTTCCACAACTGCTCCTTTTCCTCTGTCCCTCGCCACCACCATTTCCCTAGTAACGCTTTGTTTCTCAAACCAATATTCCTCAATCCTAGCCCTCCCCTATCCTTTGGTCTGCATAGTCGGTCCCATCCAATAGCGTGACAACTCTTATCCCCGTCCGCTCCCTCCCACAAGAAGTCTCGCATcattttttccataatttttgcAACTTTAACTGGCACCCGAAACAGGGACATGTAATAAGAAGGCATTGCACTTAACACAGATTTGATCAGTGTCAACTGACCACctctgatttttcttttaaagtAGGATTAGATATTCGAAGATGAAAAGTGATCCCTAAAATATATCGCCAATCATATCTAGGCTACAATCAATGGGATGACTTTTATCCCCTATATTGAGATTTAGTTGACTGAATGGAGCTTCATTTGATTTTCTAACATCCCCCTCGAGATGAAGCATCTTGTGCTTCATTGCTTGGACAAAAAAGGAGCTTGAATCATCGTCTTGCTTGGAGAATTTACTCCGTCTATTATGCGTACTTTTGTCACGCTTCCCTGAGGCACCAGCTTCATGTGGTTACTCCACAAACTTCTGGTTGCACCATTCTTCTGCACTCTCtctcctcctcatttatttcCTGTATCAGTTCAACACCAAAAAGTATTAACTCTATTGTTTTTTAGAAGTCTGAACAATTCTCCACGCTGCGTGGTCATAATAAGAGGTCACTCTTAATTACAGATCGACGCTAAATGCTGCTCTTCGTGTTTAATAATCACTCTCACTTGATAGGTTGATACTTCAGAGTGCTTTGTCTTTGTATGGTTTGGTGACTTTGAGCTGCCAAATGACGATGAAAACAATTGCCAGTGAGAAAACTATAATGGGGATATGATGGTGCAAGTGGCTCACTTGTTCCAATTTGTTGAACAATTCTAGTATGACTCCTTTTCTTTGGATATAAGGAAAAAGCAAGGTCTCATGGTTTTTTTGTCGGACCTGCACAAACAATAACTCGCAGAACACAAAATTGATGGTTTCAGAAACTGCAATGAGATGTGGCATGGGCTGAAActtttccttctttaattttttcaCCAACAGAGGAAAACCTTTGTTGAAGAATTGAAACATTGGCTTGTCTgctaaaagaataaaatttaagcTGGCTGCTGCCTTCTATGTTTTCTTTTGTCATCACAGTATTGAGTTGCTGCTGTGAGCTGCTTTGGTGGCAGCTCAGATTTTGCCCCCTGCTCCCTGTTGTTTTTTCTTTTCAGAAATTTATGGTGATAACATGTAAACAAATGGGAAAACATAatcttgtttatttattttcatgaatGAAAAATTACGTAATTTTTGGGATAATTTCTTCTTTAAATTTGGTGTACTTGTTCAAAAAGAAGGGAAATTAATCTCTAGAATATATCACCAATTGTATCTAGTTTTCatcaatgaaattattttaatcccTAAAAttgagatttaattatttggaaatGGGGCTTGATCCGACTTTCAACATAATCAAGGCTCTCTGCCTTCTCACTTGCTGCAGGTCCCTTTGGAGGTCGTTGGACCACTTGATCATAAGAAACTAAATGGAGTATCCCTAAGCTTGTCTGGGGATCACCAGTTCACCAATGCTGGCCTTGCTGTTGCTCTTTGTAAAAGTTGGCTCCAGAGAACGGGACATAGGGAAAAGCTGCCACATGTTAGTTAAACGCTATTGTAACCCATCTTTTGAGAATGAGCTTTAATTGAAAACAAATGTATGCTTTTGTCTTTCCACCGAATTTATAGAACTTCTAATGCCTCGAGTAGCTTGACTGGTGTTTCTGGATTTTgacttatatttttcaattggTGAATGCCTGTCCTACTCAATCAGATGGCTAATATCTTTTGGTTGTCAAATCAGGCTGACTTCGAAGAAAGTTTACCCGAGGCATTTTTACGGGGACTTTCAACTGCCCGTCTTTCTGGGAGGGCTCAGATTGTTCATGATTCTCCATCTACATATTCTGAAATGTCTGGAGCGATTAGAAGTTCAGGGGATTTAATCTTCTATTTGGATGGGGCTCATAGTCCTGAAAGTATGGAAGCTTGTGCCAAATGGTATTCTTGTGCCGTGAAAGATGAAAAACACGGGTCATCAATTCCATTTTTCCACGCAAAGCTTCATAATGTGGAAGAAACACTGATTAATTGTTGCACAAAACAGCGAAAGCCCGAGTCCGACAAAATCTCCAAGAAAGTAAATTTCACTATTCCTTATGGATAATGGGAAAATGGTCGCTTGAGTAGTAGACCTTCTTTTGATCTAACATATACTTATTCACATTTTACAGATTCTTTTATTCAATTGTATGGATGTGAGAGATCCCCAAATTCTTCTCCCTACACTTGTTGATACATGTGCTTCCTCAGGTATGGGCCCGACATTGTATCAAGTTGTGATTGATCTTTGAGACATTTTTCTATAACTGAATAGCATTTACTTTAATGAAACTCCAGTGTTATGGATCTTAATCTATTCTCCTCCTTCCCAATTATTTCTACACTTATTTGCACTATGACAATTGCAATGAATGTGTTTTGTTTTCAGGCACTTATTTCTCGAAAGCTATTTTTGTCCCTAGTATATCAAAATATAGCAAGGTTACTTCTGGTTCGTCGGTTATTCCTCTGGATATATCTTCCAAGGATTTGGCGTGGCAGTTTTTCCTCCAAAGTGTATGGGAGAAGATCATTCACGGAAAAGGTAACCTCTCCTTGGTTACTTTATGAAATTCGTGGTAATCAACAACCTCCTTTAGTTACTTGGAGGTTCTCCATAAATATACGATTCTTTATTCCTACGTTCTAATACCCATTTTTTCATCGACACTCTGAATTTACCCTATGCAAACTTAAGCATCCAGGCCTGTGGAAATCACTAGAGTAAGGTTGACT
This sequence is a window from Primulina huaijiensis isolate GDHJ02 chromosome 13, ASM1229523v2, whole genome shotgun sequence. Protein-coding genes within it:
- the LOC140991391 gene encoding folylpolyglutamate synthase-like isoform X2, translated to MLRYNQFYQWQNFVGISDFSLKKCPFPYKLAWIFSCLPASRNGFGPSEIKRLHSQVQIGHKGFRDKNLLSHVLETMGGNMLTEENLYNLHLPSAYDTAMEALSSLITQKKRGDGSPIRGKYNKMDRMLMYIKILDLEEHVANLKIIHVSGTKGKGSTCAFCEAILRECGFRTGLFTSPHLIDVRERFRLDGLDISEEKFLHYFWACWHQLRENVNDELPMPPLFQFLTVLALKIFTCEKVDVAVIEVGLGGTNDSTNVVKDPVVCGVSPLGMDHMETLGDTLGKIASHKAGIFKPQVPAFTVPQLSEAMDVLQKKASELKVPLEVVGPLDHKKLNGVSLSLSGDHQFTNAGLAVALCKSWLQRTGHREKLPHADFEESLPEAFLRGLSTARLSGRAQIVHDSPSTYSEMSGAIRSSGDLIFYLDGAHSPESMEACAKWYSCAVKDEKHGSSIPFFHAKLHNVEETLINCCTKQRKPESDKISKKILLFNCMDVRDPQILLPTLVDTCASSGTYFSKAIFVPSISKYSKVTSGSSVIPLDISSKDLAWQFFLQSVWEKIIHGKDIQCKDFQMEIPESKPRWRVMNDDISNCSPTNGRFTCSAVVSSLPLTINWLRDYVKENPSFRIQVLVTGSLHLVGDVLKLLRR
- the LOC140991391 gene encoding folylpolyglutamate synthase-like isoform X1 — its product is MLVLSFSSVLATHVWFRRGVYFQVGLTSGTFLGSSADWKLLWFAEFNRPMLRYNQFYQWQNFVGISDFSLKKCPFPYKLAWIFSCLPASRNGFGPSEIKRLHSQVQIGHKGFRDKNLLSHVLETMGGNMLTEENLYNLHLPSAYDTAMEALSSLITQKKRGDGSPIRGKYNKMDRMLMYIKILDLEEHVANLKIIHVSGTKGKGSTCAFCEAILRECGFRTGLFTSPHLIDVRERFRLDGLDISEEKFLHYFWACWHQLRENVNDELPMPPLFQFLTVLALKIFTCEKVDVAVIEVGLGGTNDSTNVVKDPVVCGVSPLGMDHMETLGDTLGKIASHKAGIFKPQVPAFTVPQLSEAMDVLQKKASELKVPLEVVGPLDHKKLNGVSLSLSGDHQFTNAGLAVALCKSWLQRTGHREKLPHADFEESLPEAFLRGLSTARLSGRAQIVHDSPSTYSEMSGAIRSSGDLIFYLDGAHSPESMEACAKWYSCAVKDEKHGSSIPFFHAKLHNVEETLINCCTKQRKPESDKISKKILLFNCMDVRDPQILLPTLVDTCASSGTYFSKAIFVPSISKYSKVTSGSSVIPLDISSKDLAWQFFLQSVWEKIIHGKDIQCKDFQMEIPESKPRWRVMNDDISNCSPTNGRFTCSAVVSSLPLTINWLRDYVKENPSFRIQVLVTGSLHLVGDVLKLLRR